The genomic stretch CGGTGCTGCGGCTCGGCCCGCCGTTCGTCATCGCGTAGACCGTGTCGAAGACCTGGAAAGCGCCGATGAGGTTGGTCACCGTGACGAAGAACATCGTGGGGTTGAGCAGTGGCAACGTCACCCGCCAGAACCGCTGGGCGGAGGTGGCGCCGTCGGTGGCGGCCGCGTCGTACAGCTCTTGCGGGATGCCCTGGAGGCCGGCCAGGAAGAACAGCATGTTGTAGCCGGTGTGCTGCCAGACGCTGACCAGCGCCACGGCCGGCAGCGCCCAGGCCGGGTCGGACAGCCAGTCGGGACCCGTGATGCCGACGAGGGCCAGGGCACTGTTGATCGCGCCGTCACGCGGGTCGAAGATCCAGTTCCAGATGAGGGCGAGGACGATCGGCGTGGCCATCCAGGGGATGACGAAGAGCGAGCGGTAGAACCTGACGCCCTTGATCCGCTGGTTGAGCAGCATGGCCAGGGCCAGGGCGAGGACGGTCTGGAGCGGGATGCAGAGCAGGACATAGCCGGCCGTGACCACCAGCGAGTGCCAGGTCTCACCGTCGGCGGCCAGGCGTCGGTAGTTGTCCAGGCCGGCGAACTCGGGGGCGGACAGCAGCTCCCAGTCGAACAGGCTCAGGACGAGGACGATCACCATGGGGAGCAGCAGGAACGCCACCACGCCTAAGAGGCTCGGGGCGATGAACAGGTACGCGTGCCAGCCGCTCCCCGGCCGCCTCCCCCGGCCGCGCACGGCCCGCAACGGGAGGCGGGCAGCGGCGGTGCGGCCGGTCATGACGGGTCCGTGGCGGTCGGGACCATCAGGCGCCGGGTCGTCTCCAGGCCCCACGCGTCCAGCGCCGCGATCGGATCGCCGGCGCCGCGCAGTCCGCCCGTCCCGGCGATGTGCGCCGCCCATTCCTCCCTGGACTCGACCTCGGGCCGCAGGATGATGCAGTCGGGATCGTTCACCCACCACCGGGCGTGCAGGAACTCCCTGGCGGCCCCCGTGAGCCGGGCCCCGAGCTGCGACGGCTGGCTGATGTCCCCTGACCTGGGCAGCAGGGTCGGCGCGATGTCCGGGCTGACCCGCATGATGTCGACCAGCCCGATGCTGGGCAACATCGGCGCGCCGCACCCGTGCAAGGTGGCCTCGGCGCCGCCGCCTTCGCGGATCAGCTCCAGCCCGCGCCGGTACGCGGCGATCGGGTCGAGGTCCTCGTGCCGCCCGCCCGCCAGCGCCCCCGCGTACAGGTAGTCGAGCTTGAAGTGGGTGATCCCCATGGCGCGGAACGTGCGGAAGACGTTCACCAGGTGCTCGGCCGCGCCGGGGTGGGTGACGTCGAGCACGGCCAGGTCCTGGTTCCACATGCGGCCGGCGTAGGCGCCGTCGACCAGCCACTCCGGGTGCTCGCGGAAGACCCGGCTGCGGTGCCCGACCAGGAACGGCGCGGTCCAGATCCCGGCCCGCCGGCCCGTCGCCGTTATCGCGTCCACCGCCCGCTCCAGCGATCCGAACCCGGGCCGCCCCTCCAGCCAGTCGCCGATCTCGGCCTCGTAGCCGTCGTCGATGAGGAACATGTCGGCGGGCAGCCCGTGCCGGGAGGCGAGTGCCAGGTTCTCGATGACGTCGGCGTCGGTGACCTTGTCCCAGTAGCCGTACCAGGTGCACCACATGGGCGGGACCGCGGGGAACGTCCTGGGCTGCGCCATGGTGTCCGCCCAGCCGCGCAGGGCTTGGGCCAGGCCCCCTTCGGCGCGGCGGTGACGTACCGGGCCGTCGGCGGAGATCACCAGACGGCCGGGCTCCGCCTCTCGCGCCCTGATCGAGGGCACGTGGAGCGGGCCCGCCGCCGACCACAGCTCCACGGACCCGTCGCCGGGCTCCACCGCCAGCAAGCCCTCCCCCTGGAACACCCCGTTCGGGACCGGGGTCTCTGGGCGGTAGCAGAGGATCTGGATCGTCTCGTCGGCGGGCCGGGGCGGGGCGTCTCCCAAGCCGTAGGCGCCCGTGGGGCTCCACGACTGCCAGCCGTGCTCGAACACCCACGCCCGGCCGGGAACGCACGTGATCTCGCCGATGTCCGCGAACGACATCAGTCCTCATTCCTCTCAACTTACGTAGGAGCCCTTCATTAGTAGCACCGGGTTCGCGGAGGGGTCAACGGCCGATTCCTGCACGAGAACGGGCCGTATACACCAATCAAGCGCTGGCATAATGTCGTGTTACAGAGGAGAGCTACATTAAGGACGGCGGATGGCGGACCTACGCGGCGGCGACCTGTCACGGCTGCGGCAGCTCAACTCCCTGAGCGCCATCCGGGCACTACGCAGGGCGGGCCCGCTCACCCTGTCGGCGCTGGCCGAGCGCACCGGCCTGTCGCGGCCGTCGATGAAGGAGGTCACCGACGAGCTCATGTCCTTGGGCTGGGTGGAGGAGGTGCCGCCGAGCCCGGGCACGATGGGCCGGCCCGCCCGCCGCTACCGTTTCCGCGCCGACGGCGGCTACCTGGTGGGCGTCGACATAGGAGGTCACAACATCCGCGCCGCCCTGTCCGACCTCGACGGCGAGATCCTCGCCGAGACCCGGCAGCCGGTCCTGCCCGACGCCCCGCTCGACGAGCGGCTGGCGGCGATCGAGCGGGCGGTCAGCGGGTGCCTGGCGCTCAGCCGTACGACGGTCGCCGACCTGTGGAGCATCTCGGTCGGCACGATCGGCGTGATCGACGTCGAGGGGCGCGTCATCTACTCGGCCGCCGTGCCCGCCTGGCGGGACCTGGACCTGGCGGGCAAGCTGCGCGAGATGTTCCCCTGCCAGGTGCTCATCGAGAACGACAGCCGCCTGGCCGCCATGGCCGAAGCCCGCCGCGGCGTCGCCCGCGGAGCCAGGGACGTGGTGTTCCTGCACGTCGGCCGGCGTATGGGCGCCGGCCTGATCATCGGCGGGAAGGTGCACAGGGGCTTCGGCGCGGCGGCCGGCGAGATCTCCATGCTGCCCGAGGCCCGCTGGTTCGACGCGCCCGAGCACCTCAACACCTGCGCGTGCGTGCCCGAAGGCACCGCACCCGAGGACGCGGCCGGCTACACCCTGGCCGCCGCCAGGAACGGCGACCCGGTCGCGGTCGAGGCCGTCGAACGGTACGTCGACGACCTCGCGGTGGGCACGGCCGCGATGGTGCTCATCCTGGACCCGCAGATGGTGGTCCTGGGGGGCGGATTCTCACGGTCGTCGGACGTGCTGCTCGACCGGCTGCGGGAGCGGCTGGAGCGAGTGTGCATGCGCATGCCGGAGGTACGCGCCTCCACGCTGGGGGACGAGTGCGTGGTGGTCGGCGCCATCGACTACGCCGTCGACCACCTGGACGACCAGCTCTTCACCCCCGACAAGGGCCCCCTCCCCCTCACCCGCTGACTCCGTTCCCCACTTTGTGCGCGGGGCATCAAGGAGCTGATATCCCGGTGGTGCGGAGCGCGGATCAAGGCCACTATCTCCCCATGAAAAGAGCAATAGAGGTCCGCCCTGCGACGCCAGAAGACGCGGCCACGTTGGCGCGGCTCAACGACTTCGTCCATGCCCTCCACGTCAATGAGCGACCTGATGTCTTCCATCCGCCCTCGTCGGCTGAAGAGTTGGTGTCCCTCTTCGGCTCCTTCCTGGCACGCGAGAACGCTCTTGCATTCGTCGCAGACTCATCGGAAGGTCCTGTCGGCTATGTCACGGCGACCATTCACCAGCGCCCAGGGGACGTGCTGACGCACCCCCGGAGTTTTGTCTTCTTGGAACACATCGCCATAGACCCTGCCGTAGCACGTACTGGAGTGGGTGCCGCCTTGGTGGAGTCAGTTCGTGTGGCCGGC from Nonomuraea polychroma encodes the following:
- a CDS encoding ROK family transcriptional regulator, with product MADLRGGDLSRLRQLNSLSAIRALRRAGPLTLSALAERTGLSRPSMKEVTDELMSLGWVEEVPPSPGTMGRPARRYRFRADGGYLVGVDIGGHNIRAALSDLDGEILAETRQPVLPDAPLDERLAAIERAVSGCLALSRTTVADLWSISVGTIGVIDVEGRVIYSAAVPAWRDLDLAGKLREMFPCQVLIENDSRLAAMAEARRGVARGARDVVFLHVGRRMGAGLIIGGKVHRGFGAAAGEISMLPEARWFDAPEHLNTCACVPEGTAPEDAAGYTLAAARNGDPVAVEAVERYVDDLAVGTAAMVLILDPQMVVLGGGFSRSSDVLLDRLRERLERVCMRMPEVRASTLGDECVVVGAIDYAVDHLDDQLFTPDKGPLPLTR
- a CDS encoding carbohydrate ABC transporter permease, coding for MTGRTAAARLPLRAVRGRGRRPGSGWHAYLFIAPSLLGVVAFLLLPMVIVLVLSLFDWELLSAPEFAGLDNYRRLAADGETWHSLVVTAGYVLLCIPLQTVLALALAMLLNQRIKGVRFYRSLFVIPWMATPIVLALIWNWIFDPRDGAINSALALVGITGPDWLSDPAWALPAVALVSVWQHTGYNMLFFLAGLQGIPQELYDAAATDGATSAQRFWRVTLPLLNPTMFFVTVTNLIGAFQVFDTVYAMTNGGPSRSTEVLNFRIFETAFKEFDFGYAATLSTLLFAVIFLVTVAQVRFFGKRTTYDLS
- a CDS encoding glycoside hydrolase family 36 protein, with protein sequence MSFADIGEITCVPGRAWVFEHGWQSWSPTGAYGLGDAPPRPADETIQILCYRPETPVPNGVFQGEGLLAVEPGDGSVELWSAAGPLHVPSIRAREAEPGRLVISADGPVRHRRAEGGLAQALRGWADTMAQPRTFPAVPPMWCTWYGYWDKVTDADVIENLALASRHGLPADMFLIDDGYEAEIGDWLEGRPGFGSLERAVDAITATGRRAGIWTAPFLVGHRSRVFREHPEWLVDGAYAGRMWNQDLAVLDVTHPGAAEHLVNVFRTFRAMGITHFKLDYLYAGALAGGRHEDLDPIAAYRRGLELIREGGGAEATLHGCGAPMLPSIGLVDIMRVSPDIAPTLLPRSGDISQPSQLGARLTGAAREFLHARWWVNDPDCIILRPEVESREEWAAHIAGTGGLRGAGDPIAALDAWGLETTRRLMVPTATDPS
- a CDS encoding GNAT family N-acetyltransferase; the encoded protein is MKRAIEVRPATPEDAATLARLNDFVHALHVNERPDVFHPPSSAEELVSLFGSFLARENALAFVADSSEGPVGYVTATIHQRPGDVLTHPRSFVFLEHIAIDPAVARTGVGAALVESVRVAGKDAGCTSLLTDVWDFNRPALAFFGASGLAPMRHWLEQPL